One genomic segment of Pseudomonadota bacterium includes these proteins:
- a CDS encoding YgiQ family radical SAM protein, whose protein sequence is MSAAAKELTSYRKYWAARFGVAPFLPMSRAEMEQLGWDSCDVIIVTGDAYVDHPSFGMAIIGRVLEAQGFRVGIIAQPDWQSAEPFKALGKPNLFFGITGGNMDSMVNRYTSDKRIRSDDAYTPGGQGGSRPDRSVIVYAQRAREAFKDVPIVIGGIEASLRRIAHFDYWSEKVRRSVLLDAKADILVFGNAERQIVEIAHRVAAGQKIDEITDLRGTSFVRKSHDFIEIDSTHVDTPGKLNPPIDPYAMEPEIRKANEQAAAVEAGEAAPTEVVPGRGLRGSQHSSDANPREPLPGTTEVIVKFSRRVKGEDRERSVIRMPSHEQVVADPVLYAHASRILHLESNPGNARALVQRHGDADVWLNPPPVPLTTKEMDAIYDLPYARVPHPAYGKAEIPAYKMIKFSIAIQRGCFGGCTFCSITEHEGRIIQSRSEASVLKEIEKVRDTVPGFTGVISDLGGPTANMYRIACKSRDIEKACRKPSCVFPGICPNLNTDHSALIQLYRKARALPGVKKILIASGVRYDLAIESPEYVKELATHHVGGYLKIAPEAIGEGPLSKMMKPGVGSYYKFKELFDKFSKAAGKEQYLIPYFIAAHPGTTDKDMLELALWLKGNGFRADQVQAFLPGPMATATAMYHTLKNPLRKVTRDSEEVVIPKGIKQRRLHKAFLRYHDPDNWPVLREALRQMGRADLIGNGKMQLVPGYQPAGTGDAAEGKRGGRSHRPFKTQHLGLPTVPSKPRSK, encoded by the coding sequence ATGTCCGCCGCCGCCAAAGAACTCACCAGCTATCGCAAGTATTGGGCCGCACGCTTCGGCGTCGCGCCGTTCCTGCCCATGTCGCGCGCGGAGATGGAGCAGTTAGGCTGGGACAGCTGCGACGTGATCATCGTCACCGGCGATGCGTACGTGGACCACCCGAGCTTCGGCATGGCCATCATTGGCCGAGTGCTGGAGGCGCAGGGGTTTCGCGTCGGCATCATCGCGCAGCCGGATTGGCAGAGCGCCGAGCCGTTCAAGGCGCTCGGCAAACCGAACCTGTTCTTCGGCATCACCGGCGGGAACATGGATTCCATGGTGAACCGCTACACCTCGGACAAACGCATCCGCAGCGACGACGCGTACACGCCCGGCGGGCAGGGCGGCTCGCGGCCCGATCGTTCCGTGATCGTGTATGCACAACGCGCACGTGAGGCGTTCAAGGATGTGCCGATCGTCATCGGCGGCATCGAAGCGTCGCTGCGCCGGATCGCGCATTTCGATTACTGGAGCGAGAAGGTGCGCCGCTCCGTGTTGTTGGATGCGAAGGCCGACATCCTCGTGTTCGGCAACGCCGAGCGGCAGATCGTGGAGATCGCGCATCGCGTCGCGGCCGGGCAGAAGATAGACGAGATCACTGATCTGCGTGGCACGTCGTTCGTGCGCAAGAGCCACGACTTCATCGAGATCGACTCCACGCATGTCGACACCCCCGGCAAGCTGAACCCGCCCATCGATCCGTACGCGATGGAGCCCGAGATCCGCAAGGCGAACGAGCAGGCCGCCGCCGTCGAGGCCGGCGAAGCCGCGCCGACGGAAGTGGTGCCGGGCAGGGGGTTGCGGGGTTCGCAGCATTCTTCCGACGCCAACCCCCGGGAACCCCTGCCCGGCACCACTGAGGTGATCGTGAAGTTTTCTCGGCGCGTGAAGGGCGAGGACCGCGAGCGCAGCGTCATCCGTATGCCGTCGCACGAGCAGGTGGTCGCCGACCCCGTGCTGTACGCCCATGCCAGCCGCATCCTGCATCTCGAGAGCAACCCCGGCAATGCGCGCGCGCTCGTGCAGCGCCACGGCGATGCGGACGTGTGGCTGAATCCGCCACCCGTGCCGCTAACTACCAAAGAAATGGACGCCATCTACGATCTGCCGTACGCACGCGTGCCGCACCCCGCCTACGGCAAGGCCGAGATCCCCGCGTACAAGATGATCAAGTTCTCGATCGCCATCCAGCGCGGGTGTTTCGGCGGCTGCACGTTCTGTTCGATCACCGAGCACGAGGGCCGCATCATCCAGAGCCGCAGCGAAGCTTCGGTGCTGAAGGAAATCGAGAAGGTGCGCGATACCGTGCCCGGCTTCACCGGCGTGATCAGCGATCTCGGCGGGCCGACGGCGAACATGTATCGCATCGCGTGCAAGAGCCGCGACATCGAGAAGGCCTGCCGCAAACCGAGCTGCGTGTTTCCCGGCATCTGCCCGAATCTCAACACCGACCATTCCGCGCTGATCCAGCTGTATCGCAAGGCGCGCGCGTTGCCGGGCGTGAAAAAGATCCTGATCGCGAGCGGCGTGCGATATGACCTCGCGATCGAGAGCCCCGAGTATGTGAAGGAGCTCGCGACGCATCATGTCGGCGGCTATCTCAAGATCGCGCCCGAGGCGATCGGCGAGGGGCCGCTGTCGAAGATGATGAAGCCCGGTGTCGGGTCTTACTACAAGTTCAAGGAGCTGTTCGACAAGTTCAGCAAGGCCGCGGGGAAGGAGCAGTACCTCATTCCGTATTTCATCGCGGCGCATCCGGGAACGACGGACAAGGACATGCTCGAGCTGGCGTTATGGCTCAAGGGCAATGGGTTTCGGGCCGACCAGGTGCAGGCGTTCCTGCCGGGGCCGATGGCGACCGCGACGGCGATGTATCACACGTTGAAGAATCCGCTGCGCAAGGTGACGCGCGACAGCGAGGAAGTGGTGATTCCGAAGGGGATCAAGCAGCGGCGGTTGCACAAGGCGTTTTTGCGGTATCACGATCCTGACAACTGGCCGGTGTTGCGCGAGGCGTTGCGGCAGATGGGTCGGGCGGATCTCATTGGCAACGGGAAGATGCAGCTGGTGCCTGGGTATCAGCCCGCGGGCACCGGCGATGCAGCGGAAGGGAAACGGGGCGGACGTTCGCATCGGCCGTTCAAGACCCAACACCTTGGTTTGCCGACGGTGCCGTCAAAACCGCGTTCGAAGTAA
- a CDS encoding HEAT repeat domain-containing protein translates to MKLIRTTMLALLLAGAAGAQAQDADREDRAPTEQEELAIAALEGLMAQPSERALPILKKVLIGTQPTIVKRRALFVLSQIGAPEARDLLMQTARSTNSELRGEAIRSIGISGDPKSLDALQDVYKTGDAELKEDILQAWMIAGRKEPVFQVALNAKTEEEASDAIRMLGVMGASEELRKLADRPIAASGLLQAYAISGDLTGLRKIADGNGEHSVRLDAVRNIGIIQGDAARTALREIYTRNTDAEMKEAALQGMLIAQDEQGVLSLYRAAKTTEEKRSLLRMLSMMNGDAALEAIDAALDKK, encoded by the coding sequence ATGAAACTCATCCGTACCACGATGCTCGCGCTGCTTTTGGCAGGCGCAGCCGGCGCGCAGGCCCAGGACGCCGACCGCGAAGACCGCGCGCCCACCGAACAGGAAGAGCTCGCGATCGCCGCGCTCGAAGGCCTGATGGCGCAGCCGTCGGAGCGTGCGCTGCCGATCCTCAAAAAGGTTTTGATCGGGACGCAGCCGACGATCGTCAAACGGCGCGCCTTGTTCGTCTTGAGCCAGATCGGTGCTCCGGAAGCGCGCGACCTGCTGATGCAGACGGCCCGCTCGACGAACTCGGAGCTGCGCGGCGAAGCGATCCGCAGCATCGGCATCAGCGGCGACCCGAAGTCGCTCGACGCCTTGCAGGACGTCTACAAGACCGGCGACGCAGAACTGAAAGAAGACATCCTGCAGGCATGGATGATCGCGGGCCGCAAGGAACCCGTATTCCAGGTGGCGCTGAATGCAAAAACCGAAGAGGAAGCTTCCGACGCGATCCGCATGCTCGGCGTGATGGGCGCCAGCGAAGAGTTGCGCAAGCTAGCCGACCGGCCCATCGCGGCGAGTGGTTTGCTCCAGGCCTACGCGATCAGCGGCGATCTCACCGGCCTGCGAAAAATCGCTGACGGCAATGGCGAACATTCGGTGCGGCTCGACGCGGTGCGCAATATCGGAATCATCCAGGGCGATGCTGCGCGCACCGCGCTGCGCGAGATCTACACGCGCAACACCGATGCCGAGATGAAGGAAGCCGCACTCCAGGGCATGCTGATCGCGCAGGACGAGCAGGGCGTGCTCTCGCTCTACCGCGCCGCGAAGACCACCGAGGAAAAGCGCTCGCTGCTGCGCATGCTCTCGATGATGAACGGCGACGCCGCGCTCGAAGCCATCGACGCGGCGCTGGATAAAAAGTGA
- a CDS encoding RNA polymerase sigma factor, with the protein MLTLLKSWVQPDAFHTVLNERSGRWYNACLRITRDADLAADAVQEALLKAWDRRHEFRGDAALDSWIHRIALNAAIDLTRKRKRRAEEELHDDAFEAPHVETPEAEFTQEALGRDLAVAMQRLSAMERQAFLLKHIEGWRLDEIAESLQTNINNVKSVLFRGVRKLRVDLHVWRSES; encoded by the coding sequence GTGCTCACCCTCCTTAAATCCTGGGTTCAACCGGACGCCTTCCACACCGTCCTCAATGAACGCAGCGGCCGTTGGTACAACGCCTGCCTGCGCATCACGCGCGACGCGGACCTGGCCGCTGACGCAGTCCAGGAAGCCCTGCTCAAAGCCTGGGACCGCCGCCACGAATTCCGCGGCGACGCCGCGCTCGATTCCTGGATCCACCGCATCGCGCTGAACGCCGCGATCGACCTCACGCGCAAACGCAAACGCCGAGCGGAAGAAGAGCTGCACGACGACGCCTTCGAAGCGCCGCACGTTGAAACCCCCGAAGCCGAGTTCACCCAGGAAGCGCTCGGCCGCGACCTCGCGGTCGCGATGCAGCGCCTCTCCGCGATGGAGCGGCAAGCCTTCCTCCTCAAACACATCGAAGGCTGGCGTCTCGACGAGATCGCCGAAAGCCTGCAAACAAACATCAACAATGTGAAGAGCGTGCTGTTTCGCGGTGTCCGCAAACTGCGCGTCGATCTGCACGTGTGGCGGAGCGAATCATGA
- a CDS encoding PA4780 family RIO1-like protein kinase — translation MKTPPGLQPLIDDGVIDEVLRSLKSGKEATVYTVRTGTQIRCAKVYRDMGQRSFQKRAQYQEGRKVRGSRQARAMAKSTRFGRKEAESAWKNTEVDALYKLVEAGVRVPKPFGYFNDTLVMELVVDAAGDPAPRLGEVDLTPEVAREYHAFLIRQVVRMLSIGLIHGDLSEFNVLVAADGPVIIDLPQAVNAAGNNAAFAMLERDVNNLRGTLGRFAPELLATEYAREIWSLFSEGHLQADSKLTGVFAREEGITDPTNVMNVIEDAREENIRRELGRQG, via the coding sequence ATGAAAACCCCTCCCGGCCTGCAGCCGCTCATCGACGATGGCGTCATCGACGAAGTCCTCCGCTCCCTCAAATCCGGCAAGGAAGCCACGGTTTACACGGTGCGCACCGGCACGCAGATTCGTTGCGCGAAGGTCTATCGCGACATGGGCCAGCGCAGCTTCCAGAAGCGCGCCCAGTACCAGGAAGGCCGCAAGGTGCGCGGCAGCCGCCAGGCGCGCGCGATGGCCAAGAGCACGCGTTTCGGCCGCAAGGAAGCGGAGTCGGCCTGGAAGAACACCGAGGTGGACGCGTTATACAAGCTGGTCGAAGCAGGCGTGCGCGTGCCGAAACCGTTTGGTTACTTCAACGACACGCTCGTCATGGAGCTCGTCGTGGACGCGGCAGGCGATCCGGCGCCGCGGCTCGGTGAGGTCGATCTCACGCCGGAGGTCGCACGTGAATACCACGCCTTCCTGATCCGCCAGGTGGTGCGCATGTTGAGCATCGGGCTCATCCACGGGGATTTGTCGGAGTTCAATGTGCTGGTCGCGGCGGACGGCCCGGTGATCATCGACCTGCCGCAGGCGGTGAACGCCGCGGGCAACAACGCGGCTTTCGCGATGCTCGAGCGCGACGTGAACAACCTGCGCGGCACGCTGGGGCGCTTCGCGCCCGAACTACTCGCAACCGAGTACGCTCGTGAGATCTGGTCGCTGTTCAGCGAGGGTCACCTGCAGGCGGATAGCAAGCTCACGGGTGTGTTCGCGCGCGAAGAAGGCATCACGGACCCAACCAACGTGATGAACGTCATCGAAGACGCGCGCGAGGAAAACATCCGCCGCGAGCTGGGGCGCCAGGGCTAA
- a CDS encoding OmpA family protein codes for MNYTNYSMKTAIAVAVAASLFIGCASTPKKPLGSEQVRAKLTALQGDPVLASGAPVALKDAEAAVREAERTEKNIDLAAHRVYIADHKVDTARSLAETRVAELERTALNEQSEKARLDSRTLEADRAKADANRAKTDALVARADSAEQKLAASNARDDAANAMLAANASQMQAAELQRQLEILQAKPTDRGLVLTLGDTLFATGKSELKSGASANLDRITAFMTEYPQRTAAIEGFTDSMGSEDMNQSLSERRASAVKNYLVGQGVSSARLSSSGRGENSPIADNDSAAGRQQNRRVEVVINQPTIE; via the coding sequence ATGAACTACACCAACTACTCGATGAAGACGGCAATCGCCGTGGCCGTCGCCGCCAGCCTGTTCATCGGCTGCGCTTCAACTCCGAAGAAGCCGTTGGGATCCGAGCAGGTGCGCGCCAAACTCACCGCGCTGCAAGGCGACCCGGTGCTCGCCAGTGGCGCGCCGGTCGCGCTCAAGGATGCCGAAGCCGCCGTGCGCGAAGCCGAGCGCACCGAGAAAAATATCGATCTGGCCGCCCACCGCGTCTACATCGCCGATCACAAGGTCGACACGGCCCGATCGCTGGCCGAGACGCGAGTCGCGGAACTGGAACGCACGGCGTTGAACGAGCAGAGCGAGAAAGCACGCCTCGACTCGCGCACGCTGGAGGCCGACCGTGCCAAGGCGGATGCCAATCGCGCGAAGACGGATGCCCTGGTCGCGCGCGCTGACAGCGCCGAGCAGAAGCTGGCCGCCAGCAATGCGCGCGACGATGCGGCCAATGCCATGCTCGCCGCTAATGCCTCGCAGATGCAGGCCGCAGAGCTGCAGCGTCAGCTCGAGATCCTGCAGGCGAAGCCGACGGATCGCGGACTGGTGCTCACGCTGGGCGATACGTTGTTTGCCACCGGCAAGTCCGAGCTCAAGTCGGGTGCCTCGGCGAATCTCGATCGCATCACGGCATTCATGACCGAGTACCCGCAGCGAACCGCGGCCATCGAAGGCTTCACGGACAGCATGGGTAGTGAGGACATGAACCAGTCCTTGTCCGAGCGCCGTGCCAGCGCCGTGAAGAACTATCTAGTCGGGCAGGGCGTGAGCTCCGCGCGGCTCAGCTCCTCGGGACGCGGCGAGAACTCGCCCATCGCGGACAACGACTCGGCCGCCGGCCGGCAGCAGAACCGCCGCGTCGAAGTCGTGATCAACCAGCCCACCATCGAATAA
- a CDS encoding DUF4398 domain-containing protein, with translation MKFSTEITRAARRRLRMTLPVLLACSAAFAAAPIPTTNLQSAQQAIANAERVEAATFAAVELAEARSKFSSAQQAVSEKEMVAAARLADEARAAAELAAARTGAAKANAVNADIKRSTATLVEEMQRKTGDKQ, from the coding sequence ATGAAGTTTTCCACCGAGATCACCCGCGCTGCCCGCCGCCGCCTGCGCATGACGTTGCCCGTCCTGCTCGCGTGCAGCGCTGCGTTTGCCGCCGCGCCGATCCCCACCACGAACCTGCAATCCGCCCAGCAGGCGATTGCCAATGCCGAACGTGTCGAAGCTGCGACCTTCGCGGCCGTCGAGCTCGCCGAAGCACGCAGCAAATTCAGCTCCGCGCAGCAGGCGGTAAGTGAGAAAGAGATGGTTGCCGCCGCGCGGCTTGCCGACGAAGCACGCGCAGCCGCCGAGCTGGCCGCCGCCCGCACGGGCGCCGCCAAAGCCAATGCCGTCAATGCGGACATCAAGCGCAGCACCGCCACGCTCGTCGAAGAGATGCAGCGCAAGACCGGAGACAAACAATGA
- a CDS encoding HEAT repeat domain-containing protein, giving the protein MRTTSIQAAAMCAALAFASQARSADLPLPKDGWASWEVQAVEDSPAWCCWSSSDSAAADTSASKLDADRQGYGSRDKARTDAIRVYARFAGGKVEKVRALAATCPVESKTPIQKLDHVETDDSARWLIGLAKTPDSEFGEEALGALAMHRSAVAFDALSTMARVDAQEEIRKRAIFWLAMLRGTAGADITTHAMFNDPSAEVRKHAAFAITLSKSPRVSADLIKLGNTDKDGDVRAQAWFWLAHNGAADVENSIIAASKQDADNNVRELTIFALSQLPDERATPALIKAAEDKSLSREQRKRALFWLAQSESPGAQTYLDKVLAGNRPN; this is encoded by the coding sequence ATGAGAACCACAAGCATTCAAGCGGCTGCGATGTGCGCCGCGCTCGCATTCGCATCGCAGGCCCGTTCGGCCGATCTGCCGCTGCCAAAGGACGGCTGGGCGAGCTGGGAAGTGCAGGCCGTGGAAGACTCTCCGGCCTGGTGTTGCTGGAGTAGTTCGGACAGCGCGGCCGCGGACACGTCTGCCAGCAAACTCGACGCCGACCGCCAGGGATACGGCTCTCGCGACAAAGCCAGGACCGACGCCATCCGCGTCTACGCGCGCTTCGCGGGCGGAAAGGTCGAGAAAGTGCGCGCGCTGGCCGCCACGTGCCCGGTGGAATCCAAGACGCCTATCCAGAAGCTCGACCACGTCGAAACCGACGACAGCGCGCGCTGGCTCATCGGCCTCGCCAAGACACCAGACAGCGAATTCGGCGAGGAAGCGCTGGGCGCGCTGGCGATGCATCGCAGCGCCGTCGCCTTCGACGCCTTGAGCACGATGGCGCGCGTCGATGCGCAGGAGGAAATACGCAAGCGTGCAATCTTCTGGCTGGCGATGCTGCGCGGCACGGCCGGCGCGGACATCACCACCCATGCCATGTTCAACGACCCGAGCGCGGAGGTGCGCAAGCATGCGGCCTTCGCCATCACGCTGTCGAAGTCGCCGCGGGTGAGTGCGGATCTCATCAAACTAGGCAACACCGACAAGGACGGTGACGTCCGGGCGCAGGCGTGGTTCTGGCTCGCGCACAACGGCGCCGCCGACGTGGAGAACTCGATCATCGCGGCATCGAAGCAGGACGCCGACAACAATGTGCGCGAGCTGACGATCTTCGCGCTCTCTCAATTGCCGGACGAGCGTGCGACACCGGCCTTGATCAAGGCCGCGGAGGACAAGTCCCTGTCGCGCGAGCAGCGCAAGCGTGCGCTGTTCTGGCTGGCACAGTCAGAGTCGCCCGGCGCGCAGACGTATCTGGACAAGGTGCTGGCGGGGAATCGCCCGAACTGA
- a CDS encoding alpha/beta hydrolase, whose product MSAIPVHTRSWWLSPGGIVLLLGLASCASRVGAATPIDESAFVTIGGIEQWITIKGANRDNPVVLFVHGGPGDALSPFADAMFAGWEKDFTLVQWDQRGAGRSYGRSGPSIEATLSYERIVLDGIEVAEHLTAHLHKKKIVLVGGSWGSLVGIRMAKQRPDLFAVYIGTAQLVNMRENSRASHERVLAYARETKDAVAVEELAQLGPQPWVGYAKWRTFRKWRVAYQSRLATASKPDMTPSAEYATQKDLADYEAADDLNFAHFNFVGQSMTGPMMDIDLRSLGREFEIPIYLVHGAVDMNAVPEIARDYLDWIQAPKKQFFLVPDTGHADSNASLAVVRDILKTKLHR is encoded by the coding sequence ATGTCTGCGATTCCGGTCCATACGCGTTCGTGGTGGCTCTCGCCCGGCGGCATCGTCCTGTTGCTGGGGCTCGCAAGCTGCGCTTCACGTGTCGGCGCTGCCACTCCGATCGACGAGAGTGCATTCGTAACAATTGGCGGCATCGAACAGTGGATCACCATCAAGGGAGCGAATCGCGACAACCCCGTCGTGTTGTTCGTGCATGGCGGCCCCGGCGATGCGCTCAGCCCGTTTGCCGACGCGATGTTCGCGGGATGGGAGAAGGATTTCACGCTGGTGCAGTGGGATCAGCGCGGCGCGGGCCGCAGTTATGGCCGCAGCGGTCCGTCGATCGAGGCCACGCTTTCATACGAGCGCATCGTGCTCGATGGCATCGAGGTCGCCGAGCACCTCACCGCTCATCTGCACAAGAAGAAGATCGTGCTGGTCGGCGGTTCGTGGGGCTCGTTGGTGGGTATCCGCATGGCCAAACAACGCCCGGATCTGTTCGCGGTGTACATCGGCACCGCACAGCTCGTGAACATGCGCGAGAACTCGCGCGCGAGTCATGAGCGCGTGCTGGCGTACGCGCGGGAGACGAAGGACGCCGTTGCGGTGGAAGAGCTTGCGCAGCTGGGTCCGCAGCCGTGGGTGGGCTACGCCAAGTGGCGCACGTTTCGGAAGTGGCGTGTTGCCTACCAGTCGAGGCTCGCAACGGCGAGCAAGCCGGACATGACGCCGTCAGCCGAATATGCGACGCAGAAGGATCTGGCGGACTATGAAGCCGCCGACGACCTGAACTTCGCGCACTTCAACTTCGTCGGTCAGTCGATGACCGGGCCGATGATGGACATCGATCTGCGCTCGCTTGGGCGCGAGTTCGAGATCCCGATCTACCTGGTGCATGGAGCGGTGGACATGAACGCGGTGCCGGAAATCGCGCGGGATTATCTCGACTGGATTCAGGCACCGAAGAAGCAATTCTTTCTGGTGCCGGATACGGGGCATGCGGATTCGAACGCGTCGCTCGCCGTGGTGCGGGACATTCTGAAGACGAAGTTGCACCGGTAG
- a CDS encoding BON domain-containing protein: protein MITRNLLLATAIAAAIAGSSVAYAAAKPSQEVIDARQESQIWTTYALNPYLRARDLHVSVHEGKATLTGNVPESVNKDLAKQIALGVDGIKSVDNKIEVQDKYVEPAQSAERGYGEKIDDATISSTVKSKLLWSRYADGLTADVDTTRGKVMLTGKADTQEAKDAAGKLAINTRGVSSVNNQLVVQSAKPGLVKAEVNNMADGWITTKVKSTFMYSTNVDGSDIGVKTNAGVVTLSGKVDSGAERSLAIELARNVRGVKSVDSKELTM, encoded by the coding sequence ATGATCACTCGCAATCTATTGCTTGCCACAGCCATCGCCGCCGCCATCGCGGGCAGCAGCGTCGCTTACGCGGCCGCCAAGCCTTCGCAGGAAGTCATCGACGCACGCCAGGAGTCGCAGATCTGGACGACTTATGCGCTCAACCCCTATCTGCGCGCGCGCGACTTGCACGTCTCGGTGCATGAAGGCAAGGCGACGTTGACCGGCAACGTGCCGGAAAGTGTCAACAAGGATCTGGCCAAGCAGATCGCGCTCGGTGTCGACGGCATCAAGTCCGTCGACAACAAGATCGAAGTGCAGGACAAATACGTCGAGCCGGCGCAGAGCGCGGAACGCGGGTACGGCGAGAAGATCGACGACGCGACGATCAGCTCGACGGTGAAGTCGAAGCTGCTGTGGAGCCGTTACGCTGATGGCCTCACCGCGGACGTCGACACTACGCGCGGCAAGGTCATGCTCACGGGCAAGGCCGATACGCAGGAAGCCAAGGACGCCGCCGGCAAACTCGCGATCAACACGCGCGGCGTGTCGTCGGTCAACAACCAGCTCGTGGTCCAGAGCGCGAAGCCGGGCCTCGTCAAGGCGGAAGTCAACAACATGGCTGACGGCTGGATCACCACGAAGGTGAAATCGACGTTCATGTATTCGACCAACGTCGACGGCTCGGACATTGGTGTGAAGACCAATGCGGGCGTCGTGACGCTCAGCGGCAAAGTGGATAGCGGCGCGGAACGCTCGCTCGCCATCGAGCTCGCGCGCAACGTGCGCGGCGTCAAGAGCGTGGATTCGAAAGAACTGACCATGTAA
- a CDS encoding ATP-binding protein: MRDWLNARHRGLFIRSYVVLAGGLLVVAVLLDAGFSALQSHEQRTADPWLISTFRLMESELGAAPPAERAAVAGHIAQRLGLEVDLLDAGDIAGAKASDPGPRALTDDAGNIYFLYQSATLQGSIRMGPFNPPPESALSRFLPIIFYASILAVVGLWLRPLLRDLTVLTSAAQKFASDYREPLDTAARTTQLTSLATNLDDMSARVSQLIQTQKEMTAALSHEIRTPLARVRFAAAVLEGEVDEDLRGQLRDINNDVQQIDDLISDMLDYARLDHPGLRMQLQNVPVEPWLAAIVAASGQHPRSIDTVREDGLGEAWMEPRLMELALSNLLANALRYARDTVRITIARDDHVYRLSVEDDGEGIPEGDRTSIFRAFTRLDTSRNRNTGGFGLGLAIVARIAALHRGRVVAGASASLGGAKLALEWPLPART, encoded by the coding sequence TTGAGGGATTGGCTCAACGCCCGCCACCGCGGGTTGTTCATCCGCTCGTACGTGGTGCTCGCCGGCGGATTGCTGGTGGTCGCGGTGCTGCTCGACGCCGGGTTCAGCGCGCTGCAATCGCACGAGCAGCGCACCGCGGATCCGTGGCTCATCTCGACGTTTCGCCTCATGGAATCCGAGCTCGGCGCGGCGCCGCCGGCCGAACGCGCCGCGGTCGCCGGGCATATCGCACAGCGTCTCGGGCTCGAAGTCGATCTGCTCGACGCGGGCGATATCGCCGGCGCCAAGGCCAGCGATCCCGGTCCGCGCGCGCTCACCGACGACGCCGGCAACATCTACTTCCTGTACCAGTCGGCCACGTTGCAGGGATCCATCCGCATGGGCCCGTTCAATCCGCCTCCGGAAAGCGCGCTCAGCCGTTTCCTGCCCATCATCTTCTATGCGTCCATCCTGGCGGTCGTCGGCCTGTGGCTGCGGCCGCTGCTGCGCGACCTGACCGTGCTCACCTCCGCCGCACAGAAGTTCGCCTCCGACTATCGCGAGCCGCTCGATACCGCGGCGCGCACCACGCAGCTGACGAGCCTCGCCACCAATCTGGACGACATGTCCGCACGCGTCAGCCAGCTGATCCAGACGCAAAAGGAGATGACCGCGGCGCTGTCGCACGAGATCCGCACGCCGCTCGCGCGCGTGCGCTTCGCGGCCGCGGTGCTCGAAGGCGAAGTCGATGAGGATCTGCGCGGCCAGCTGCGCGACATCAACAACGACGTGCAGCAGATCGACGACCTGATCTCCGACATGCTCGACTACGCGCGGCTCGATCACCCCGGCCTGCGCATGCAGTTGCAGAACGTGCCGGTGGAACCGTGGCTGGCGGCGATCGTCGCCGCGAGCGGGCAACATCCGCGCAGCATCGACACGGTGCGGGAAGACGGGCTCGGTGAGGCATGGATGGAGCCGCGCCTGATGGAGCTGGCCCTCAGCAACCTGTTGGCCAACGCGTTGCGCTACGCGCGCGACACCGTCCGTATCACCATCGCGCGCGACGACCACGTGTACCGCTTGTCGGTGGAAGATGACGGCGAAGGCATTCCGGAAGGCGACCGCACCTCGATCTTCCGGGCGTTCACGCGTCTCGACACCAGCCGCAACCGCAACACGGGCGGGTTCGGCCTGGGGTTGGCGATCGTCGCGCGGATCGCGGCACTACATCGCGGCCGCGTGGTGGCGGGCGCCAGTGCAAGCCTGGGTGGAGCGAAACTGGCACTGGAATGGCCGCTGCCCGCCAGGACCTGA
- a CDS encoding VIT family protein, translated as MTKPRHHNEHHRTGNLGWLRAAVLGANDGIVSTASLIVGVAAAGTEQQTILLSGIAGWVAGAMSMAAGEYVSVHSQVDAEKAELVVEKQELEADPAAELRELASIYVKRGLEPELAKQVAAQLSAHDALGAHARDELGLTAELAPRPIQAAFSSALSFTGGAALPLLLVVFVHGAKLIPVVSVASLLFLALLGGIAARAGGANVTKGAMRVTFWSALAMAVTAGVGALVGTTV; from the coding sequence ATGACCAAACCACGGCACCACAACGAACACCACCGCACCGGCAACCTGGGCTGGCTGCGCGCCGCGGTGCTGGGCGCGAACGACGGCATCGTCTCCACCGCGAGCCTCATCGTCGGCGTCGCCGCCGCCGGCACCGAACAACAAACCATCCTGCTGTCGGGCATCGCCGGCTGGGTGGCGGGCGCCATGTCGATGGCGGCCGGCGAATATGTCTCGGTGCATTCTCAGGTGGACGCCGAAAAAGCGGAGCTCGTGGTCGAGAAGCAGGAGCTCGAGGCGGATCCCGCCGCCGAGCTGCGCGAACTCGCGTCTATCTACGTGAAGCGCGGCCTCGAGCCGGAGCTGGCGAAACAGGTGGCTGCCCAGCTGTCGGCCCATGACGCGCTCGGTGCACATGCGCGCGACGAGCTGGGCCTCACCGCGGAGCTGGCGCCGCGGCCGATCCAGGCCGCATTTTCTTCTGCGTTGAGTTTCACCGGGGGCGCCGCGTTGCCGCTGCTGCTGGTGGTGTTCGTCCACGGCGCCAAGCTCATTCCGGTGGTGTCGGTCGCGTCGCTGCTGTTCCTCGCCTTGTTAGGCGGCATCGCTGCGCGGGCGGGTGGGGCGAACGTGACGAAAGGCGCGATGCGCGTGACGTTCTGGAGCGCATTGGCGATGGCCGTTACCGCGGGCGTCGGCGCGCTCGTAGGCACCACCGTCTAA